The following coding sequences are from one Streptomyces dengpaensis window:
- a CDS encoding RecQ family ATP-dependent DNA helicase — translation MDNLELRAEADAVLAELVGAPGGAARLREDQWQAVAALVEERRRALVVQRTGWGKSAVYFVATALLRRRGSGPTVIVSPLLALMRNQVEAAERAGIRARTINSANPEEWEAIHEEVERGETDVLLVSPERLNSVDFREQTLPKLAATTGLLVVDEAHCISDWGHDFRPDYRRLRAMLGDLPTGVPVLATTATANARVTADVAEQLGTGAGEALVLRGPLERESLRLGAVQLPDAAHRLAWLAEHLDELPGSGIIYTLTVAAAEEATAYLRQRGFQVASYTGRTENADRLQAEADLLENRVKALVATSALGMGFDKPDLGFVVHLGSPSSPIAYYQQVGRAGRGVAHADVLLLPGKEDEAIWRYLADTAFPPEVQVRETLSALSSAGRPLSVPALEALVDLRRTRLETMLKVLDVDGAVKRVKGGWISTGEPWVYDTERYAWVARQRAAEQQAMRDYVSTSQCRMEFLRRQLDDEGATPCGRCDNCAGPWADSSVSAETLTAAAKELDRPGVEVEPRRMWPTGMPALGIDLKGRIPAKEQCSTGRALGRLSDIGWGNRLRPLLAENAPDGPVPDDVLRAAVAVLADWARSPGGWAPNVPDSSARPVGVVAVPSLTRPQLVGSLAQGIAAIGRLPFLGTLTYTGSSDVHAARRSNSAQRLRELSGAFAVSEDLAAALAGSPGPVLLVDDRTDSGWTLAVAARLLRRAGSGQVLPLVLAAAG, via the coding sequence ATGGACAACCTGGAGCTTCGCGCCGAAGCCGATGCCGTCCTTGCCGAGCTCGTCGGCGCCCCGGGGGGTGCGGCGCGGCTGCGGGAGGACCAGTGGCAGGCGGTGGCGGCTCTGGTGGAGGAGCGCCGGCGTGCCCTGGTGGTGCAGCGCACCGGCTGGGGCAAGTCTGCGGTGTACTTCGTCGCCACCGCCCTGCTGCGCCGACGCGGCTCCGGGCCGACGGTGATCGTCTCGCCGCTGCTGGCGCTGATGCGCAACCAGGTCGAGGCGGCGGAGCGTGCCGGTATTCGGGCGCGCACCATCAACTCGGCCAATCCGGAGGAGTGGGAGGCCATCCATGAGGAGGTCGAGCGCGGCGAGACCGACGTTCTCCTCGTCAGCCCGGAGCGCCTCAACTCTGTGGATTTTCGTGAGCAGACGCTGCCCAAGCTCGCGGCCACGACCGGTCTGCTGGTGGTCGACGAGGCGCACTGCATTTCCGACTGGGGTCACGACTTCCGGCCGGACTACCGCCGGTTGAGGGCGATGCTCGGCGACCTCCCGACCGGTGTTCCGGTGCTGGCCACCACGGCGACGGCCAACGCGCGGGTCACAGCGGATGTGGCCGAACAGCTGGGCACCGGCGCCGGCGAGGCCCTGGTGCTGAGGGGCCCGCTCGAGCGGGAGAGCCTGCGGCTGGGAGCGGTCCAGCTGCCGGACGCCGCGCACCGCCTGGCGTGGCTCGCCGAGCACCTGGACGAGCTGCCGGGCTCCGGGATCATCTACACGCTGACGGTGGCCGCGGCCGAGGAGGCCACGGCCTACCTTCGGCAGCGCGGCTTCCAGGTGGCCTCGTACACGGGACGCACGGAGAACGCCGACCGGCTGCAGGCCGAGGCCGACCTGCTGGAGAACCGGGTCAAGGCGCTGGTCGCGACGTCAGCGCTCGGGATGGGCTTCGACAAGCCTGACTTGGGCTTCGTGGTCCATCTCGGCTCGCCGTCCTCGCCGATCGCCTACTACCAGCAGGTCGGCCGCGCCGGTCGCGGGGTGGCTCACGCCGATGTGCTGCTGCTGCCGGGCAAGGAGGACGAGGCCATCTGGCGCTACTTGGCCGATACGGCCTTCCCGCCCGAAGTGCAGGTTCGCGAGACCCTCTCGGCCCTCAGCAGTGCCGGACGGCCGCTGTCCGTGCCGGCTCTGGAGGCCCTGGTCGACCTCCGGCGCACCCGTCTGGAGACCATGCTGAAGGTGCTCGACGTGGACGGGGCGGTCAAGCGGGTGAAGGGCGGCTGGATCTCCACCGGCGAGCCGTGGGTCTACGACACCGAGCGGTACGCCTGGGTCGCTCGGCAGCGGGCGGCCGAGCAGCAGGCCATGCGCGACTACGTGAGCACCTCGCAGTGCCGGATGGAGTTCCTGCGCCGGCAGCTGGACGACGAGGGGGCGACCCCGTGCGGCCGTTGCGACAACTGCGCGGGTCCCTGGGCCGACTCCTCCGTCTCGGCGGAGACGCTGACGGCGGCGGCAAAGGAACTGGACCGCCCGGGGGTGGAGGTCGAGCCGCGCCGGATGTGGCCGACGGGGATGCCCGCACTGGGCATCGACCTCAAGGGGCGCATCCCGGCCAAGGAGCAGTGCTCCACCGGGCGCGCCCTGGGACGGCTCTCGGACATCGGCTGGGGCAACCGGCTGCGCCCGCTGCTGGCCGAGAACGCGCCCGACGGTCCGGTCCCCGACGATGTCCTGCGGGCCGCGGTGGCGGTCCTCGCCGACTGGGCGCGCTCACCGGGCGGTTGGGCGCCGAATGTCCCGGACTCCTCTGCCCGGCCGGTGGGAGTCGTCGCTGTGCCCTCCCTGACCCGCCCGCAACTGGTCGGTTCCCTCGCCCAGGGAATCGCGGCCATCGGCCGCCTCCCCTTCCTGGGCACGCTGACGTACACCGGATCGAGCGACGTGCACGCGGCGCGCCGCAGCAACTCCGCGCAACGCCTCAGAGAGCTGTCCGGCGCCTTCGCCGTCTCCGAGGACCTGGCGGCTGCCCTGGCCGGCTCTCCCGGGCCCGTCCTGCTCGTGGACGACCGCACGGACTCCGGCTGGACCCTCGCGGTCGCTGCCCGCCTGCTCCGCCGGGCAGGCAGCGGACAGGTCCTTCCCCTGGTCCTCGCCGCGGCAGGCTGA
- a CDS encoding ribonuclease HII, producing MPYEPPTHTVERSLRATTGAKVIAGVDEVGRGAWAGPVTVCAVVTGLRRPPEGLTDSKLLTVKRRTALAAQLEKWVTSYALGHASPEEIDDLGMTAALRLAAVRALEALPVRPDAVILDGKHDYLGAPWRVRTVIKGDQSCVAVAAASVIAKVQRDKMMAELGIDHADFGFAANAGYPSPVHKAALEERGPTPYHRLSWAYLDALPQWRHLKKVRSWADGSVPEIEGQLGFDF from the coding sequence ATGCCGTACGAACCACCCACTCACACCGTCGAGCGCTCCCTTCGCGCCACGACCGGAGCCAAGGTCATTGCCGGTGTTGACGAGGTGGGCCGCGGTGCGTGGGCCGGCCCGGTCACCGTCTGCGCCGTCGTCACGGGACTGCGTCGTCCGCCCGAAGGGCTCACCGACTCCAAGCTCCTGACCGTCAAGCGGCGTACCGCGCTCGCCGCCCAGTTGGAGAAGTGGGTGACCTCGTACGCCCTGGGCCATGCCTCTCCGGAGGAGATCGACGACCTGGGGATGACGGCCGCGCTCCGCCTGGCGGCCGTACGCGCCCTGGAAGCCCTGCCGGTCCGGCCCGACGCGGTCATCCTCGACGGGAAGCACGACTATCTCGGCGCGCCCTGGCGGGTCCGTACCGTGATCAAGGGCGACCAGTCGTGCGTCGCCGTCGCGGCGGCTTCGGTGATCGCCAAGGTTCAGCGCGACAAAATGATGGCCGAACTGGGGATCGACCATGCAGACTTCGGTTTTGCGGCCAACGCCGGGTACCCGTCGCCGGTCCACAAGGCCGCGCTGGAGGAGCGGGGCCCCACCCCGTACCACCGGTTGTCGTGGGCGTATCTTGATGCGCTGCCCCAGTGGCGGCATCTCAAGAAGGTCCGCAGCTGGGCGGACGGAAGCGTTCCGGAGATCGAGGGTCAGCTCGGCTTCGACTTCTGA
- a CDS encoding TetR/AcrR family transcriptional regulator — MVTSRWTAAPAQAAPSAQTAAASAQTASSRRRGAVLERAILEAALEQLGTVGWNGLTMEGVAARAQTGKAAVYRRWPSKEDLVADALQAGLPGLTEAPDLGSIREDLLELCRRVREAMFSQPGLALRSVVYECDAAQAERFQRVILGRVVEPTLHLLREVISRGIERGEVRPDAANAYVFDAIPAMLMYRSKVCASEWGERDLEEMIDQLMVPLLRQRAA; from the coding sequence ATGGTTACTTCGCGTTGGACGGCCGCCCCCGCTCAGGCGGCCCCCTCCGCCCAGACGGCCGCCGCCTCCGCTCAGACGGCCTCCTCGCGCCGACGCGGTGCCGTGCTCGAGCGCGCGATCCTGGAGGCCGCGCTGGAACAACTCGGCACGGTCGGCTGGAACGGCCTCACCATGGAGGGCGTCGCCGCGCGTGCCCAGACCGGCAAGGCCGCGGTCTACCGCCGCTGGCCGTCCAAGGAGGACCTCGTCGCGGACGCGCTGCAGGCCGGACTGCCGGGCCTGACGGAGGCGCCCGACCTCGGGAGCATCCGGGAGGACCTGCTGGAGCTGTGCCGGAGGGTGCGTGAGGCGATGTTCTCGCAACCCGGACTCGCACTGCGCTCCGTGGTTTACGAATGCGACGCCGCTCAGGCCGAACGCTTTCAGCGGGTGATCCTCGGCCGGGTCGTCGAGCCGACCCTGCATCTGCTGCGTGAGGTCATCAGCCGTGGCATTGAGCGGGGGGAAGTGCGGCCCGACGCCGCGAACGCGTATGTCTTCGACGCTATTCCGGCGATGTTGATGTACCGCTCCAAGGTGTGCGCGAGCGAATGGGGCGAACGGGATCTGGAGGAGATGATCGACCAGCTGATGGTCCCGCTGCTGCGGCAGCGGGCCGCCTGA
- a CDS encoding MFS transporter, with protein MTTSQLIQDPKGPKPGAARREGHPGIALAVIAACQLMVVLDATIVNIALPHIQDALKFSTTDLTWVVSAYTLTFGGLLLLGARAGDILGRRRVFMTGILVFTFASLLGGLAQEPWQLLAARALQGVGGAIASPTSLALITTTFPEGPERNRAFAVFATVSAGGGAIGLLAGGMLTEWLDWRWVLFVNVPIGVLIAVLTPMYINESERHPGRFDIAGALTSTAGMASLVYGFIRASEEGWRDSLTIGSFGAAVVLLLAFGVVETRAKEPITPLRMFADRNRSGTYLIMLSLAAAMFGMFFYIVLFVQNVLGYSPISAGLAFLPVTVAIAVGAGLSQRFLPVLGPKPFMVVGSVLVALGLGWQTFISPDSSYVGGVLGPMLLFAFGMGLNFVTLTVTAVSGVAQHEAGAASGLLNVTQQVGGSLGLSILTTVFGSASRDEAEKQMPGFLTDGTAEQKAEFAKTHQLPAPWGHEVLAHGISAAFIPAVAMALLALITAALVIRVRKSDMDALSGTAGPAAG; from the coding sequence GTGACAACCTCTCAGTTGATTCAGGACCCAAAGGGCCCCAAGCCGGGGGCGGCCCGCCGGGAGGGGCACCCCGGCATCGCGCTCGCCGTCATCGCGGCCTGCCAACTCATGGTGGTACTCGACGCGACGATTGTGAACATCGCCCTTCCACACATTCAAGACGCGCTCAAGTTCAGTACAACCGACCTGACTTGGGTGGTCAGCGCGTACACCCTCACCTTCGGTGGCCTGCTGCTTCTCGGCGCCCGGGCCGGTGACATCCTCGGTCGGCGCCGGGTCTTCATGACCGGCATCCTGGTGTTCACCTTCGCCTCGCTGCTCGGCGGACTCGCCCAGGAGCCCTGGCAGTTGCTGGCCGCGCGTGCCCTGCAGGGTGTCGGTGGCGCGATCGCGTCGCCCACGTCGCTGGCACTCATCACCACCACATTCCCCGAGGGCCCTGAGCGGAACCGGGCGTTCGCCGTTTTCGCCACGGTCTCGGCAGGCGGTGGCGCGATCGGTCTGCTCGCCGGCGGCATGCTCACGGAGTGGCTCGACTGGCGGTGGGTCCTTTTCGTCAACGTGCCCATCGGTGTCCTGATAGCCGTGCTCACGCCGATGTACATCAACGAGTCCGAACGCCATCCCGGGCGGTTCGACATAGCGGGTGCGCTCACTTCGACGGCCGGCATGGCGTCCCTGGTGTACGGCTTCATCCGCGCCTCGGAGGAGGGCTGGCGGGACAGCCTCACGATCGGGTCGTTCGGTGCGGCCGTGGTGCTGCTGCTGGCCTTCGGAGTCGTGGAGACGCGGGCCAAGGAGCCCATCACCCCGCTGAGGATGTTCGCCGACCGCAATCGCTCGGGCACGTATCTGATCATGCTGAGCCTGGCCGCGGCGATGTTCGGCATGTTCTTCTACATCGTGCTCTTCGTGCAGAACGTGCTGGGGTACAGCCCGATTTCCGCCGGTCTGGCCTTCCTGCCGGTGACGGTCGCGATCGCGGTCGGCGCCGGTCTGTCGCAGCGGTTCCTGCCGGTGCTGGGCCCCAAGCCGTTCATGGTCGTCGGGTCGGTCCTTGTCGCGCTCGGGCTCGGCTGGCAGACGTTCATCAGCCCCGACAGCTCGTACGTCGGCGGCGTGCTCGGCCCGATGCTGCTGTTCGCCTTCGGCATGGGCCTGAACTTCGTGACACTGACGGTCACCGCGGTCTCAGGTGTCGCCCAGCACGAGGCGGGCGCGGCCTCGGGTCTGCTCAACGTCACGCAGCAGGTGGGCGGTTCGCTGGGTCTCTCCATCCTCACCACGGTCTTCGGCTCGGCCAGCCGTGACGAGGCGGAGAAGCAGATGCCGGGCTTCCTGACGGACGGCACGGCCGAGCAGAAGGCGGAGTTCGCCAAGACCCACCAGCTGCCAGCTCCTTGGGGCCATGAGGTACTCGCCCACGGCATCTCGGCCGCCTTCATACCAGCGGTCGCGATGGCCCTGCTGGCCCTGATCACGGCAGCGCTGGTGATCCGGGTCCGCAAGAGCGACATGGACGCCCTCTCCGGCACGGCAGGCCCTGCCGCAGGCTGA
- a CDS encoding DUF4153 domain-containing protein, giving the protein MPSTPEPRDQGTAKQQVPEAKESVPGAKEPTVPMQPSEPGSSGQSPGPGSTSGLTSGPGSQRDATESDEDADWADPSPTPVPWLAGLQVRHPAPVRTATLWAALATGVASMLLLGDGLAVNLLLVAIPATLAAYFAAQEAGRRTRAWTLVWGIGGIGLLTVPALRDADWPSFLAVVSAVALGSLALHGGRTWPAVLLGPIGLFNALVIGPTWGWTGLRERFGGARRGVGAGLRALVVSLALLLVFGALFAGADAAFADLLGNLVPDASASGGFWRIVLLVLGLVGALAAAHTAAAPVQWDRVEVPAGRPRGRVEWALPLIVLTVLFAAFNAVQLVVLFGGYDAVLEKTGQTYAEYARQGFWQLLLVTLLTLLVIVFALRWAPRDDAGDRKLVRGVLGTLCGLALVVVASAVRRMDMYVEAYGLTRLRVSVVAVELWLGLVIVLIMAAGVWGARWLPRAVAASAAAGVLAFGLMSPDGLIAGRNVQRYEDTGNFDLDYARGLSADAVPALDKLTEPLRSCVLQSIAEDLGDSDGPWYATSWGEGHARDILRHRPPAKDADWSVCSRVSDDLMYR; this is encoded by the coding sequence ATGCCGTCCACGCCCGAACCGAGAGACCAGGGAACGGCGAAGCAGCAGGTTCCGGAGGCGAAGGAGTCAGTTCCGGGGGCGAAGGAGCCGACGGTTCCGATGCAGCCGAGTGAACCGGGATCGAGCGGGCAGAGCCCCGGACCGGGTTCCACGAGTGGGCTGACCTCCGGACCCGGTTCTCAGAGGGACGCGACCGAGTCGGACGAAGACGCCGACTGGGCCGATCCGTCGCCCACGCCCGTCCCCTGGCTGGCCGGCCTTCAGGTCAGGCACCCTGCCCCGGTGCGTACCGCCACGCTGTGGGCCGCGCTCGCTACCGGGGTGGCCAGCATGCTGCTCCTTGGTGACGGGCTGGCGGTCAATCTCCTGCTGGTGGCGATCCCGGCCACGCTCGCCGCGTACTTCGCCGCCCAGGAGGCGGGACGACGCACGCGCGCGTGGACGCTGGTCTGGGGCATCGGCGGTATCGGTCTGCTGACCGTGCCCGCCCTGCGCGACGCGGACTGGCCCTCGTTCCTCGCCGTCGTCTCCGCGGTCGCGCTGGGCTCGCTCGCCCTGCACGGCGGCCGGACCTGGCCCGCCGTACTGCTCGGTCCCATCGGCCTGTTCAATGCCCTGGTCATCGGTCCCACCTGGGGCTGGACCGGGCTGCGCGAACGGTTCGGCGGTGCCCGCCGCGGCGTGGGCGCGGGGCTGCGCGCGCTCGTCGTCTCCCTGGCCCTGCTGCTGGTCTTCGGGGCGCTGTTCGCGGGGGCCGATGCCGCCTTCGCGGATCTCCTCGGGAATCTGGTGCCGGATGCCTCCGCCTCCGGCGGGTTCTGGCGCATCGTGCTTCTTGTGCTCGGCCTGGTCGGAGCGCTCGCGGCGGCCCACACGGCCGCCGCTCCCGTCCAGTGGGACCGGGTCGAGGTGCCCGCGGGCCGCCCCCGCGGCCGTGTCGAGTGGGCACTGCCGCTGATCGTGCTCACCGTGCTCTTCGCGGCCTTCAACGCCGTCCAACTCGTCGTTCTCTTCGGCGGATACGACGCCGTACTCGAGAAGACCGGCCAGACGTACGCCGAATACGCGCGGCAGGGCTTCTGGCAACTGCTCCTCGTCACGCTCCTGACCCTGCTCGTCATCGTCTTCGCACTGCGCTGGGCGCCGCGCGACGACGCGGGCGACCGGAAGCTGGTGCGGGGCGTGCTGGGAACTCTGTGCGGGCTGGCGCTCGTTGTCGTCGCATCGGCGGTGCGACGTATGGACATGTATGTGGAAGCTTATGGCTTGACGCGGCTGAGGGTCTCGGTGGTGGCCGTGGAGCTCTGGCTGGGCCTGGTCATCGTGCTCATCATGGCGGCAGGCGTATGGGGCGCCCGTTGGCTGCCGCGTGCCGTCGCGGCGAGCGCGGCCGCGGGTGTGCTCGCGTTCGGACTGATGTCGCCCGACGGTCTGATCGCCGGGCGCAATGTGCAGCGGTACGAGGACACGGGCAATTTCGACCTCGACTACGCGCGCGGCCTGTCCGCCGATGCCGTACCTGCCCTCGACAAGCTGACGGAGCCGTTGCGTTCGTGCGTGCTGCAGTCCATCGCGGAGGACCTGGGCGACAGCGACGGACCTTGGTACGCCACCAGTTGGGGAGAGGGACACGCGCGGGACATCCTTCGCCACCGGCCGCCGGCGAAGGACGCGGACTGGAGCGTGTGCAGCCGGGTGAGTGACGACCTCATGTACCGCTGA
- a CDS encoding ADP-ribosylglycohydrolase family protein: MTADSSFDGRLDRALASLRGLAVGDALGSQFFVPANYPLLKRRELPPGPWQWTDDTEMASSVVAILAAHRRIDQDGLARSFAEHHDFDRGYGPAVNRLLRQIREGGDWRELASALFKGQGSWGNGAAMRIAPLGAWYADDPEQATHQAEISAYPTHQHREAVGGAMAVAAAAALAADPAGPPSAAALLDGVVALVPRSAVGAGLRRARDMLDYGDATTVAAVLGCGRRTSAHDTVPFALWSAARALGDYEEAFWVTAQVGGDVDTTCAIVGGVIAAGAAGAPPAAWAERTEGLPDWVPGPAYGRAASGA; this comes from the coding sequence ATGACCGCTGACTCCTCTTTCGACGGGCGCCTGGACCGCGCCCTGGCCAGCCTGCGCGGACTCGCGGTGGGGGACGCACTGGGCTCGCAGTTCTTCGTGCCCGCGAATTACCCGCTGCTCAAGCGCCGCGAGCTGCCGCCCGGTCCCTGGCAGTGGACGGACGACACCGAAATGGCCTCCTCCGTAGTGGCCATTCTGGCCGCGCACCGCCGCATCGACCAGGACGGTCTGGCCCGCTCCTTCGCCGAACACCACGACTTCGACCGGGGCTACGGGCCCGCGGTCAACCGGCTGCTGCGGCAGATCCGGGAAGGCGGCGACTGGCGCGAGCTGGCATCCGCCCTCTTCAAGGGCCAGGGCTCGTGGGGCAACGGTGCCGCGATGCGGATCGCCCCCTTGGGGGCCTGGTACGCGGACGACCCCGAGCAGGCCACACACCAGGCGGAGATCTCCGCGTACCCCACGCACCAGCACCGTGAGGCCGTGGGCGGCGCCATGGCCGTCGCCGCGGCAGCCGCCCTCGCGGCCGACCCGGCGGGCCCGCCGAGCGCCGCGGCGCTCCTCGACGGCGTCGTCGCGCTCGTGCCGCGCAGCGCCGTCGGCGCGGGGCTGCGGCGCGCGCGGGACATGCTCGACTATGGGGACGCCACGACCGTGGCGGCCGTGCTCGGCTGCGGCCGGCGCACGTCGGCGCACGACACCGTGCCGTTCGCGCTCTGGTCGGCGGCCCGGGCCCTGGGTGACTACGAAGAGGCCTTCTGGGTCACCGCCCAGGTCGGCGGCGATGTGGACACGACCTGCGCCATCGTGGGCGGCGTGATCGCCGCAGGGGCGGCGGGGGCGCCACCGGCTGCCTGGGCGGAGCGTACGGAGGGGCTGCCGGACTGGGTGCCGGGGCCTGCGTACGGGCGGGCGGCGAGCGGAGCCTAG
- a CDS encoding histidine phosphatase family protein: protein MARPRRIVLVRHGESAGNADDTVYEREPDHALALTEKGWQQAEETGKRLRELFGRERISVYVSPYRRTHETFRAFQLNPELVRVREEPRLREQDWGNWQDRDDVRLQKAYRDAYGHFFYRFAQGESGADVYDRVGGFLESLYRSFEAPDHPPNVLLVTHGLAMRLFCMRWFHWTVAEFESLSNPGNGETRMLVLGEDGRYTLDRPFDQWCEPESYGVTG from the coding sequence ATGGCACGACCACGGCGCATCGTCCTTGTCCGGCACGGCGAGTCAGCGGGCAATGCCGATGACACCGTCTACGAACGCGAGCCCGACCACGCGCTCGCACTCACCGAGAAGGGCTGGCAGCAGGCGGAGGAGACCGGCAAGCGGCTGCGGGAGCTCTTCGGACGGGAGCGCATAAGCGTTTACGTGTCCCCGTACCGCCGCACCCACGAGACGTTCCGCGCCTTCCAGCTCAACCCCGAGCTCGTCCGGGTGCGCGAAGAACCCCGGCTGCGCGAGCAGGACTGGGGGAACTGGCAGGACCGCGACGACGTACGCCTCCAGAAGGCGTACCGGGACGCGTACGGGCACTTCTTCTACCGCTTCGCGCAGGGCGAGTCGGGAGCCGACGTGTACGACCGGGTCGGCGGCTTCCTCGAGAGCCTGTACCGGAGCTTCGAGGCCCCCGACCATCCGCCGAACGTGCTCCTGGTGACCCATGGCCTGGCCATGCGGCTGTTCTGTATGCGCTGGTTCCACTGGACGGTGGCCGAGTTCGAATCGCTGTCGAACCCGGGGAACGGGGAGACGCGGATGCTCGTTCTGGGGGAGGACGGCAGGTACACGCTCGACCGGCCCTTTGACCAATGGTGTGAGCCGGAATCGTACGGGGTCACCGGATAG
- a CDS encoding YdbC family protein has product MLVKWIRCTVVDRRGFERGQRKWAGLLGEPGFRGQGGGWSRGRPGVAHIFAFWESRAFYDSFMARSHDRLAAAQAGTFKDIQVKLFDYRFDVKTGFEPRFTDADLVRVALCRVHEERAEHFMLMQEKVWNPAMAGSPGMIRGLFGEAPGNEFLVLSMWHSEAEHGKYRTERVERLALRAQTEADVASLTGDIVELEPGWTV; this is encoded by the coding sequence GTGCTGGTCAAGTGGATTCGCTGCACCGTGGTGGACCGCCGCGGTTTCGAGCGGGGGCAGCGAAAGTGGGCGGGGCTTCTGGGGGAGCCGGGTTTTCGAGGACAGGGCGGAGGCTGGAGCCGGGGGCGGCCCGGAGTGGCACATATCTTCGCCTTCTGGGAGAGCCGCGCCTTCTATGACTCCTTCATGGCGCGCTCCCACGACCGGCTGGCGGCAGCCCAGGCGGGCACTTTCAAGGACATCCAGGTCAAACTGTTCGACTACCGCTTCGACGTGAAGACCGGCTTCGAGCCGCGCTTCACGGACGCCGATCTGGTGCGGGTGGCGCTCTGCCGCGTCCATGAGGAGCGCGCAGAGCACTTCATGCTGATGCAGGAGAAGGTCTGGAACCCCGCGATGGCGGGGTCCCCCGGCATGATCCGTGGGCTGTTCGGCGAGGCTCCGGGAAACGAGTTCCTGGTGCTGTCGATGTGGCATTCGGAGGCCGAGCACGGCAAGTACCGCACCGAGCGGGTGGAGCGGCTCGCGCTGAGGGCCCAGACGGAAGCCGACGTCGCGTCCCTCACGGGCGACATCGTGGAGCTGGAACCCGGCTGGACGGTCTGA
- a CDS encoding TerD family protein, with amino-acid sequence MSGLNKGIRKVELAVKWDPSPAGEPATDLDIIAATYRADAPHGEPAYVVHFDSRSPDGTIYLNRDSKDGKGFGWDEVMTLELNRLNARYARVVVGVIIQQRPGHKTFVSVVNPAMRMREGYTVLAEDDFADVLGSTAATVGEFRRDGSGEWTFHPGIHGYDTDPATFARIMGSPEDA; translated from the coding sequence GTGAGCGGTCTCAACAAGGGCATCCGCAAGGTCGAGTTGGCGGTGAAGTGGGATCCGAGTCCCGCCGGTGAGCCCGCCACCGATCTCGACATCATCGCGGCGACCTATCGCGCGGATGCCCCGCACGGAGAACCGGCCTATGTAGTGCACTTCGACAGCCGTTCGCCCGACGGCACCATCTATCTGAACCGGGACAGCAAGGACGGCAAGGGCTTCGGCTGGGACGAGGTGATGACGCTCGAGCTCAACCGGCTGAACGCCCGCTACGCGCGCGTGGTCGTCGGCGTCATCATCCAGCAGCGCCCCGGTCACAAGACGTTCGTGAGTGTGGTCAACCCAGCCATGCGCATGCGTGAGGGCTACACCGTCCTCGCGGAGGATGATTTCGCCGATGTCCTGGGGTCGACGGCGGCCACCGTCGGGGAGTTCCGGCGCGACGGCTCCGGAGAGTGGACCTTCCACCCGGGCATCCACGGCTACGACACGGATCCGGCGACCTTCGCCAGGATCATGGGCAGCCCTGAGGACGCCTGA
- a CDS encoding DUF6215 domain-containing protein produces MVDDFAESKKSMSAGAQAAAAVVVVAGVMGGMWGLGEVLQGKPDDGEPADCSISSTQDALPSKYVSGAQLCTALNRPDLPTLLGTPEERAETAGGSDSWITLAGGTEIAAPEANVALKTYSVKLSASYGRLPVAQEADYLGETAQTRTVLGHAAVLSSDRTIALTFNGGKIDTGPGGIARRLLVARDAKDGGGSFEIVIWRQDAVPPDDAALFRVAEQVLPTIPGWTGD; encoded by the coding sequence ATGGTCGACGATTTCGCCGAATCCAAGAAGAGCATGAGCGCGGGGGCCCAGGCCGCCGCCGCGGTGGTGGTGGTCGCGGGCGTCATGGGTGGCATGTGGGGACTGGGCGAGGTTCTCCAGGGGAAGCCCGATGACGGTGAGCCGGCCGATTGCTCCATTTCGAGCACGCAGGACGCCCTGCCGTCGAAGTACGTCTCCGGAGCACAGCTGTGCACGGCGCTGAACCGTCCGGACCTGCCGACGCTCCTCGGAACGCCGGAGGAGCGCGCGGAGACCGCCGGGGGCAGCGACAGCTGGATCACCCTTGCCGGCGGCACCGAGATCGCCGCCCCCGAGGCGAACGTCGCGCTGAAGACCTACTCCGTGAAGCTTTCGGCGTCCTACGGCCGGCTCCCGGTCGCCCAGGAGGCCGACTACCTGGGCGAGACCGCGCAGACGAGAACGGTCCTGGGACACGCCGCGGTCCTCTCCTCGGACCGGACCATTGCCCTCACCTTCAACGGCGGCAAGATCGACACCGGCCCCGGCGGCATCGCCCGCCGCCTGCTGGTGGCCAGGGACGCGAAGGACGGGGGCGGTTCCTTCGAGATCGTCATCTGGCGCCAGGACGCCGTGCCACCTGATGACGCGGCGTTGTTCCGCGTCGCCGAGCAGGTGCTGCCGACGATCCCGGGCTGGACGGGCGACTGA